From bacterium, a single genomic window includes:
- a CDS encoding Fe-Mn family superoxide dismutase: MAKYEAKKFRSFDVELTGISKKTMEEHYKLYQGYVGKANEILDRLASGQVDLSKANPTYSELRVLKVELTRAIGGVKNHELYFEHIGGKGGKPSGKMLQLIEKAYGSFDSWQAELKATGIAARGWAWLAYDWDTGACLNFIGDEQNTYPIWNATPLVALDCFEHAYFIDYGTGKASYIDAFFKNLDWDVITRRADHFGILNR; the protein is encoded by the coding sequence ATGGCCAAGTACGAGGCCAAGAAGTTCCGTTCGTTCGATGTGGAATTGACCGGCATCAGCAAGAAGACGATGGAAGAGCACTACAAACTCTACCAAGGTTACGTCGGCAAAGCCAACGAGATCCTGGACCGGCTCGCAAGCGGCCAGGTCGACCTTTCCAAAGCCAACCCCACCTACTCCGAACTGCGCGTGCTCAAAGTCGAACTCACCCGGGCCATCGGCGGCGTCAAGAACCACGAGCTGTACTTCGAGCATATCGGCGGCAAGGGCGGCAAGCCGTCGGGGAAGATGCTGCAGCTGATCGAGAAGGCGTACGGCTCCTTCGACAGCTGGCAGGCCGAACTGAAGGCCACCGGCATTGCGGCGCGGGGCTGGGCGTGGCTGGCGTACGACTGGGACACCGGCGCGTGCCTCAACTTCATCGGCGACGAGCAGAACACGTACCCCATCTGGAACGCCACGCCGCTCGTCGCCCTCGACTGCTTCGAACACGCGTACTTCATCGACTACGGGACCGGCAAAGCCTCCTACATCGACGCGTTCTTCAAGAACCTGGACTGGGACGTGATCACGAGGCGCGCCGATCACTTCGGGATCCTCAACCGGTAG
- a CDS encoding helix-turn-helix domain-containing protein, whose amino-acid sequence MPAAIEQICPRFHKTIELVGKRWTGAIVQSLLEGAQRFSALRGAVPGLHDRLLSARLKELEAEGLVRRHVYAETPVRIEYELTERGRDLERVFAELHRWADRWIAISADGLAHSRR is encoded by the coding sequence GTGCCCGCGGCCATCGAGCAGATCTGTCCGCGTTTCCATAAGACGATCGAGCTGGTCGGGAAGAGGTGGACCGGGGCGATCGTCCAGTCGCTCTTGGAAGGGGCGCAGCGATTTTCCGCTCTCCGGGGCGCGGTGCCGGGCCTTCACGACCGATTGCTCTCCGCGCGGCTCAAGGAGCTGGAAGCCGAAGGCCTCGTGCGGCGGCACGTCTACGCCGAGACACCGGTCCGCATCGAGTATGAGCTGACCGAGCGGGGCCGGGATCTCGAGAGGGTGTTCGCCGAGCTCCATCGGTGGGCGGACCGCTGGATCGCGATCTCGGCGGACGGCCTCGCTCACAGCCGCCGGTAA
- a CDS encoding DoxX family protein: MDLGLVILRVVFGLLMIGHGTQKLFGWFRGPGLHGASGFVGARGYAPAKFWTATGSLAEAVGGLLFLLGFLSPLGSIAIAAAMLTAISFQWPKFWTAEGGYEHALMVLTAAVGVGITGPGGYSLDAALGTALPPLATVVPAVVAGLGVVVGLVGSAGRRRRAQASSQQAAA; this comes from the coding sequence ATGGATCTCGGTCTTGTAATCCTTCGGGTGGTGTTTGGTCTTCTCATGATCGGTCACGGCACCCAGAAGCTGTTCGGCTGGTTCCGCGGCCCGGGACTGCACGGCGCGTCCGGGTTCGTGGGGGCCCGGGGCTATGCCCCGGCGAAGTTTTGGACCGCCACCGGCAGCCTCGCGGAAGCCGTCGGCGGCCTGCTCTTCCTGCTCGGATTCCTGAGCCCGCTGGGGTCGATCGCGATCGCGGCGGCGATGCTGACGGCGATCTCGTTTCAGTGGCCGAAGTTCTGGACGGCGGAGGGCGGGTACGAGCACGCCCTGATGGTGCTCACGGCCGCGGTGGGGGTCGGCATCACCGGCCCCGGCGGTTACTCGCTGGATGCGGCGCTCGGAACCGCGCTCCCGCCTCTGGCAACGGTCGTGCCCGCTGTGGTGGCGGGGCTCGGCGTCGTGGTCGGCCTGGTCGGGTCCGCCGGCCGGCGCCGCCGCGCGCAGGCCTCATCGCAGCAAGCGGCGGCATAA